The DNA region TTGGTGGTTTATGGGTTGTACATTCTGGTACAGAAGATAAAAACGAGGAAGCTGAAATCTGTAAAGAAGGTAAACGTATAACAGGTAGACGTATTACCGGTGTCGCTACAGTTTCTGGACCACTCTTCGGACATTACAAATAGAGTGTTGCAGAGTAACAATCTCAAGACCTCACACGAAAAGGCATCACGCTTTTAATGTGAGGTCTTTTCTTATTTCTTAAAATATTCTGAAACTGTCGTTACCAAATCTTCTGGTTTTTCAACAATCTTAAAAGGTTCTCCACGAATAAGAGTTTCCCTATCATGAAAACCCCAAGTAACTCCAATAGAACCCATCTTTACATGCTTTGCTTCGCGCATATCACCAAGAGTATCCGTGATGAAAACACATTTATTTGAATCAATATTATATTTAGAAAAAACCATCTTCATTTTCTCAACCTTACTCGTGTGCACATCATTTCCCATCACTTCTACAAAAAACGGTGCTAGATTATATTTTTCCAAAAGTCCTTGTATCGGAGCTGTAAGTGTAGAAGAAATCACTATGAGTGTATATGATTTTGCTAACTCTTTTATAACTTTTTCTATACCAGGAATAGTCAGAACTCGTTCTTTTATTCTTGGAATATACTCTGCAAAAAAATCAATATCGTGACGACATTTTTCATCATGTTTTGTATCTGCTTTTTGCCAATCATTAATATTTCCTTCAAAACCTTTTTTATAATCAGCTTCTGTTGCATTAGGACAGATCATCTTTTTCACCTCAAAGGCTGTAGCAAAAGAATCTACTATAACTCCATCAAAATCAAAGAGAATAAAGTTGGTATGCATTGATAATTTCATATATGATCTAATTCCAAATAATATTCAATTTCGGCCACTTTTCTTTCCAGCGCTTACTCACCACTCTATCGTTGTATGCCCCAGCATCAGAACATCTAGGATTCATCCGTACAACCAAATTCACCAAATCATCAATCCCGAACGAAGCATGGAGTCGTAGTTCCCCATTATTATCCATAGACACCGCTATACATGTTGGTATTTCTACCCAATCAGCTAAAGCGTCCTGCGTATCTTTATATGACCCTCTATTGTGCCATTTATGGGTATAAGCTTGATTGACAATCTCCCAATCTACACCAGTTTTTTCCTTGGCTTCCAGAGATAGTTGACTATCTTTATTTTCATCAATATTGTTTTTGTCAAAATATATGAGATCAATATCCCTTGTCGGCACCTTCTCATTTTTATATCCATGCAGATAATCCCAAACTTTATTTCTCACAAACCCTGCACCAATCATCCAATCTGGCAAATTCAATTTTTGAGCAACGTGCAAAATATCCATCATCCATTTATCATCTTCAATAATTTTTAGAATGTCTTGTTCGGTCATTAGATTATGTTGTTGTAGACTTGCATGGTTATGAATAGTTTATGTTATCATTTTAATACCAACATGTCCCTACTCACTGAACAAAGTAACAAATTCAAGAGCCTCGCGGATGACTTACTCGCCTCATCAAAATTACCCCAGATTTTAGAAAAATATGGTCAAGTCAGGTTCGTCGGTTCTTACTCGGCAGGATTGATGATGCATGGTGACATTGACATTCACATCCTCCGCGACAAAGAGTTTACTAAACAAGAAACGTTGAATATGTTCAATGAAATTGTTGCTTCCACCAAATTCAACAGTTATTACATTGGTGACTGGAATGACAGTAATGTTCACCCCAAATTTCCTTATGGATATTACATCGGTTTGAAGACACGGATTGGCGATATTAGATGGAAAATTGATATTTGGTTTGTGAGTATTGCTGAGCAGAATCGATTCAATAAGGAAAATATGGATGTAACGAAGCTCACCCTATCTGACGAGCAACGAGAAGCTATTCTAACATTCAAAAAATACCGACAAGAAAACGGTGTCAAAATATCTGGACAAGAGATTTATGAAATGGTTATAAACAAAGGAATCAACAAACTAGAAGAATTCAAACATTTATTGAAAGATCACGTTTCAAAATAAGCGCTCTTTTCATAATCCTCTCTCCAACTTCACCCCAATCAAAATACTTTTTGTAATCAGCTGGATCAATCAAATTGATCTCTGTAATATCTCCATCTGGATCTGACTCAAATGGTCCATAAGGCTCTACTATACAAACTGAACGAGTCTGTCGCACGATCCTATCCGGTTCATAGATGTCTTGATAGCCGATAAACTTTTGACTTAATACTTTCATATTCGTTTCTTCTTTTACCTCTCGCACAACAGCTTCTTCATATGTTTCTCCTTGTTCAATACCTCCTCCCGGTGGAGTCCAATACCCTTTTTCGGATGCATAGACAACAACGAGTTTGCCCTTATAGAAACAAAAAGCATGGACAGCTTGAAGTATTTTTCCATCGAGATCCTTCAACGGATTATCTTCACGATAAATGAGGTTGAGTTTTTGGCCAGAACGATTAATGTGAGAGAATTTTATTTCCATATGCATATGTAAGATATCTTGATTTTTAAATGACCGTGGTTATCTACAACTTTTGCTGGCTGTGTGGGACGAAGTTGGAACATGTTTATAGAGGAATGGAGGGGGTTAAGGCAAGGTATTCACAACCTACCAGACACAGGTGAAATCATTTGAAGTAAATACTGATTAGTATCCAGAGAAGGATTGTCATTATATTTTTGATTTTGATAAATATTTTCTAATTACATTAGCTGACCTTCGCGGGTTCGTATATTTCTACACCTTACCCCACAAGACTTTTCCAATGTTTTTTAGTTTATCATTTTGACACTCCTCGGAATATTTTACGCAAAAAGTTTTGCGGCTACAGAAACAATAAAGGCTAGGAGGCCCAGCACGAACAATGTAAAGCGTTTTTGAGATAACATTTCAATTTGGTACTTTACGATTGCATGCTTTTCCTTCAGTGGTCCTGAAAAAGTACTGTCAAGCATTCTTTGAATTTTTAAACCTTGGTTCTCCGCAAAAAGTTTCCTTGGATACTCATGCTGGCTTTTATTTTCTTTCTCCCAAAGCAGTCTTTCAGATTCCAATATATCTTTTACATTTCTAGTTTTTTCTTCTAAAGCCTTTTTATTTTCTTCATTGCTTAGAGTTACTTTTATGAACTGTAATAATGATGGAGTATAAAATTCCTTCATTATCTTATCCAAATCAGATTCAAAATCTGATTTCCATTTATCTTTCTGACTATCAAAGATACTTTTTCTCAGAGACTCCCTGTACTTAGCGTACAACGTAAGAAGTAGGCACAGAACAAGAAGAACGATTGAGACAATAGTAGAAATCTTGAAATAGACAGTTTGCCCCGTCTGAAGGGAATATAAAACCACAAAGGCAGCCAACAGGGCTATCGATGCTGTGATTAAGACATTATCAATCTTCTCAATTTGATCTTTCATATTAATTTAATGCTTTCTTCATTATGGGTCTTATAAAAATGCTCTTCGGACTCCGAACCTTTCTGCGAAATTGCTGGCAGGGCTGGACGATGTTCGAACATTTCGCAATATAAATGAGTATGCAGTCAAGGCAATATACCACTTCTTCAGAAGCGTCTGTGAGTCCCCTTCCTTTACAATATCTGATTGGTTTCTGTTATATCATTCGGGAAGTATCGACGATATATGGAATTGAAAAAAGACGGCAAAAATTGCCGGGACAAGCAACTTTTACAGTGAACCGTTACTTGTTTTGTTTAAATTACTTCAACTCTCCTCTTAATTTCATAAACAGTTGCAAACGGAAATATGAATGACCCTTTAATCATTTCTGGCTTACCATTAATCTCAATGATTGTTTTACGAGCGTATGGTTTTGAAGAATTCTTTCCGTAAATAGACTCAAACATAAGAGGGTTACTAATTTTGTTATTTATCTCAAAAGAGTCATAAATCTTTACAGACTTTCCTTTCAAAATTCCCTCTATTACATTCTGCTCCATATGGTCTGGCATATCTGCAAAAGTTATGTTTGACCAAAACTTCATTTGGAAGTTTAGATTATATCGTCTAGCTAATTTCCTAAGACGTAACGACCTTAGCAATTTAGGCCCCATAACAGGAATTGAAAAGATTGGAAGTAAAATCAGACCAACAATACAAATAGCACCAAATACTTTTATGTTTTCTAAGG from Candidatus Paceibacterota bacterium includes:
- a CDS encoding nucleotidyltransferase family protein; the encoded protein is MTEQDILKIIEDDKWMMDILHVAQKLNLPDWMIGAGFVRNKVWDYLHGYKNEKVPTRDIDLIYFDKNNIDENKDSQLSLEAKEKTGVDWEIVNQAYTHKWHNRGSYKDTQDALADWVEIPTCIAVSMDNNGELRLHASFGIDDLVNLVVRMNPRCSDAGAYNDRVVSKRWKEKWPKLNIIWN
- a CDS encoding HAD hydrolase-like protein, giving the protein MKLSMHTNFILFDFDGVIVDSFATAFEVKKMICPNATEADYKKGFEGNINDWQKADTKHDEKCRHDIDFFAEYIPRIKERVLTIPGIEKVIKELAKSYTLIVISSTLTAPIQGLLEKYNLAPFFVEVMGNDVHTSKVEKMKMVFSKYNIDSNKCVFITDTLGDMREAKHVKMGSIGVTWGFHDRETLIRGEPFKIVEKPEDLVTTVSEYFKK
- a CDS encoding NUDIX hydrolase, coding for MEIKFSHINRSGQKLNLIYREDNPLKDLDGKILQAVHAFCFYKGKLVVVYASEKGYWTPPGGGIEQGETYEEAVVREVKEETNMKVLSQKFIGYQDIYEPDRIVRQTRSVCIVEPYGPFESDPDGDITEINLIDPADYKKYFDWGEVGERIMKRALILKRDLSINV